In Halapricum desulfuricans, a single window of DNA contains:
- a CDS encoding DoxX family protein — translation MIQIREAVRRSGLTVATVVLLWAAIRPAAAHVRYVTADPPDDGLQFTIGVLTEPANALLFGTTGLLAVAGVGAYLWVRPTIPDFDVLRSALREYLTYVPWMLRLSLGLPLVGAGFIGYLFSPSVRTADVLGTTAQAEARILLIGIGFFLLFGLATRAVALVGLATYVGSAIAFPTTIIALEYVPGFIAIALLGGGRPSADHLLERVASSPGTYYGRIDPVHRRAGTIRDRLDPYTAYVPTVLRIGLGATFVLLGLGEKLLRPGPGLGVVEKYDLTAVVPVDPGVWVVGAGLAEIAFGIALLFGLLTRATAAGAFVLFTVTLFALPDDPVLAHITMFGLASAVFTLGGGPLSIDDWLNSSVEPHRKPAPGSQAESRSG, via the coding sequence ATGATCCAGATTCGAGAAGCGGTTCGACGGTCCGGTCTGACGGTCGCAACCGTCGTGCTGCTGTGGGCGGCGATACGTCCCGCCGCGGCCCACGTCAGATACGTCACTGCGGACCCGCCTGACGACGGCCTGCAGTTCACCATCGGGGTGCTCACAGAGCCGGCGAACGCGCTGCTGTTCGGTACGACGGGACTGCTCGCCGTTGCCGGTGTTGGGGCGTACCTGTGGGTTCGGCCGACAATCCCCGACTTCGATGTCCTGCGGTCGGCCCTGCGGGAGTATCTCACGTACGTCCCCTGGATGCTCCGGCTGAGCCTCGGCCTCCCGCTGGTCGGGGCCGGCTTCATCGGCTATCTGTTCAGCCCGAGCGTGCGGACGGCCGACGTGCTCGGGACGACCGCCCAGGCCGAGGCCCGGATCCTGCTGATCGGGATCGGCTTCTTCCTGCTGTTCGGGCTCGCCACGCGAGCGGTCGCGCTGGTCGGGCTGGCGACCTACGTCGGATCGGCGATCGCGTTCCCGACGACAATCATCGCGCTCGAGTACGTGCCGGGCTTTATCGCGATCGCGCTGCTCGGCGGCGGACGACCGAGCGCGGATCACCTGCTCGAACGCGTCGCGAGTTCCCCGGGCACCTACTACGGCCGGATCGATCCTGTCCACCGCAGGGCCGGAACGATCCGGGATCGGCTCGATCCCTACACCGCGTACGTCCCCACCGTCCTGCGGATCGGCCTCGGGGCGACCTTCGTGTTACTCGGCCTCGGCGAGAAACTCCTCCGGCCCGGACCGGGACTGGGCGTCGTCGAGAAGTACGATCTCACGGCGGTCGTCCCGGTCGACCCGGGCGTGTGGGTCGTCGGCGCGGGACTGGCCGAAATCGCCTTCGGGATCGCCCTGCTCTTCGGGCTGTTGACCCGCGCGACTGCTGCGGGGGCGTTCGTCCTGTTCACCGTCACCCTCTTTGCCCTGCCCGACGACCCCGTGCTCGCGCATATCACGATGTTCGGGCTCGCCTCTGCGGTGTTCACCCTCGGCGGCGGGCCGCTGTCGATCGACGACTGGTTGAACTCGTCCGTCGAACCCCATCGTAAACCGGCTCCGGGCAGTCAGGCGGAGAGCCGAAGCGGGTAG
- a CDS encoding RtcB family protein, which yields MRTYEAGDITLQRVREYVWEIPREGEMNVPARVLASESLLDEISDDKTLEQLKNTTHLPGIRKHALCMPDGHQGYGFPVGGVAGIDAENGCISPGAVGYDINCGVRLLRTNLAYSDIRGREEELVDALFDAIPSGLGGGGIFEGTRADIEAILEDGMEWALENGYAVPEDLAHCEDEGRRPEADADAVSQKAKDRGKVQVGSLGSGNHFLEVQRVTDVFLEDVAEEFGLEEDQIVVMIHCGSRGLGHQVCTDYLREIEQAHQGLLASLPDKELAAAPAGSQLAEEYYGAMCAAINFAWVNRQLIMHRTREVFEDVFDRSWEEMEMELLYDVAHNIAKKEVHEIDGEDQDLYVHRKGATRAFPAGRPELPPAYADVGQPVLIPGSMGSGSYVLRGGERSLEETFGSTAHGAGRLMSRTEAKNTFWGEDVQDELRDQQHVYVKAQSGATVAEEAPGVYKDVDEVVNVSDALGIGDKVARTYPVCNIKG from the coding sequence ATGAGGACCTACGAGGCCGGGGACATCACGCTACAGCGAGTCCGCGAGTACGTCTGGGAGATCCCCCGGGAGGGCGAGATGAACGTCCCCGCCCGGGTGCTGGCCAGCGAATCGCTGCTGGACGAGATCAGCGACGACAAGACGCTCGAACAGCTGAAGAACACGACCCACCTCCCCGGAATCCGGAAACACGCCCTCTGTATGCCGGACGGCCACCAGGGATACGGCTTCCCGGTCGGGGGCGTGGCCGGGATCGACGCCGAAAACGGCTGTATCTCCCCTGGAGCGGTCGGTTACGATATAAATTGTGGCGTGAGGTTGCTGAGAACAAACCTCGCGTACAGCGATATTCGGGGCCGCGAGGAGGAACTCGTCGACGCGCTGTTCGACGCGATCCCGTCGGGACTGGGGGGCGGCGGGATCTTCGAGGGAACGAGAGCCGACATCGAGGCGATCCTCGAAGACGGGATGGAGTGGGCACTGGAGAACGGGTACGCGGTGCCCGAGGACCTCGCACACTGCGAGGACGAGGGGCGGCGACCGGAGGCCGACGCGGACGCGGTTTCACAGAAGGCCAAGGACCGCGGGAAGGTACAGGTCGGGTCGCTCGGATCGGGCAACCACTTCCTCGAGGTCCAGCGGGTCACGGACGTCTTCCTGGAGGACGTCGCCGAGGAGTTCGGACTCGAGGAGGACCAGATCGTCGTGATGATCCACTGTGGATCACGCGGGCTGGGCCATCAGGTCTGTACGGACTATCTCCGTGAGATCGAACAGGCCCACCAGGGGTTGCTTGCCAGCTTGCCGGACAAGGAACTGGCCGCCGCGCCAGCGGGGTCACAACTGGCCGAGGAGTACTACGGGGCGATGTGTGCGGCGATCAACTTCGCGTGGGTCAACCGGCAGTTGATCATGCACCGGACCCGCGAGGTCTTCGAGGACGTGTTCGACCGGTCGTGGGAAGAGATGGAGATGGAGTTGCTCTACGACGTGGCGCACAACATCGCCAAGAAAGAGGTCCACGAGATCGACGGCGAAGATCAGGATCTGTACGTCCACCGGAAGGGTGCGACGCGGGCGTTCCCGGCTGGTCGTCCGGAACTGCCGCCGGCCTACGCCGACGTTGGCCAGCCGGTTCTCATCCCCGGGAGCATGGGCTCGGGCAGCTACGTGCTCCGGGGCGGCGAGCGCTCGCTTGAGGAGACGTTCGGCTCGACTGCTCACGGCGCGGGACGGCTCATGTCGCGTACGGAAGCGAAAAACACCTTCTGGGGAGAGGACGTCCAAGACGAGTTGCGCGACCAGCAACACGTCTACGTCAAGGCACAGAGCGGCGCGACCGTCGCAGAAGAAGCGCCGGGCGTCTACAAGGACGTCGACGAGGTCGTGAACGTCTCGGACGCGCTGGGGATCGGGGACAAAGTCGCCCGGACGTACCCGGTCTGCAACATCAAAGGCTAG
- a CDS encoding type IV pilin — MRNAGVDRAVSELASTLVLIAIALVIVAALGSSVLFLGEDQAGPQGQFEFDYSEDRQRLLVTYERGGTFAAGNISVQGPDDASARWSALAGDDASATIEPGDPVLVSEEGAYGRPVGPDDSIRVVYIDPASGTATVLDTWNGTDAV, encoded by the coding sequence ATGCGAAACGCAGGCGTGGACCGCGCGGTCTCTGAACTCGCCAGCACCCTCGTTCTAATCGCGATCGCACTCGTGATCGTCGCCGCACTCGGATCGAGCGTTCTGTTTTTGGGTGAGGATCAGGCGGGTCCGCAGGGGCAGTTCGAATTCGACTACAGTGAGGACCGTCAACGACTGCTGGTGACCTACGAACGCGGCGGGACGTTCGCGGCCGGGAATATTTCCGTCCAGGGGCCCGACGACGCCTCGGCGCGGTGGTCAGCGCTCGCTGGCGACGACGCTTCTGCGACCATCGAGCCGGGCGATCCGGTCCTTGTCAGCGAAGAAGGCGCGTACGGACGGCCGGTCGGCCCCGACGATTCGATCCGCGTCGTCTACATCGATCCCGCGTCCGGAACGGCGACCGTCCTCGATACCTGGAACGGAACGGACGCAGTCTAG
- a CDS encoding transcriptional regulator, with translation MVRDPFADEDAPDLQDVLDALDDPECRAIIRELDEPMTASEISDASDIPLSTTYRKLELLTEASLLSEGVEIRPDGQHASTYELDFKEVVIGVTDDLDFDVSIARRARTADERLENLWSEVRKET, from the coding sequence ATGGTCCGTGACCCGTTCGCGGACGAGGACGCTCCCGATCTCCAGGACGTGCTCGATGCACTCGACGACCCCGAATGCAGGGCGATCATCAGGGAACTCGACGAACCGATGACCGCAAGCGAAATCTCCGATGCGAGTGACATTCCGCTCTCGACGACCTACCGAAAGCTTGAGCTGCTGACCGAGGCGTCGCTGCTGAGCGAGGGCGTCGAGATCCGTCCGGACGGCCAGCACGCGAGCACGTACGAACTCGATTTCAAGGAGGTCGTCATCGGAGTGACGGACGATCTCGATTTCGACGTCTCGATCGCCCGTCGTGCGCGGACGGCCGACGAGCGCCTCGAAAACCTGTGGTCGGAGGTGCGCAAAGAAACATGA
- a CDS encoding DUF7521 family protein translates to MSPHTFTLPPSAIAFKTLTLILGGLITYLSYRAYRRTGSPALRALSIGFGLVTTGALLAGVTNILLHDISIGVSLAIESGLTTAGFAVIVYSLYTQD, encoded by the coding sequence ATGAGTCCACACACGTTCACGCTCCCGCCAAGCGCTATCGCGTTCAAGACGTTGACGCTGATCCTCGGCGGCCTCATCACGTATCTGTCGTATCGTGCGTACAGGCGAACCGGCTCCCCGGCGCTACGGGCGCTTTCGATCGGCTTCGGACTGGTGACGACGGGGGCGTTACTTGCGGGCGTGACGAATATTCTCTTGCACGACATCTCGATCGGGGTGAGTCTGGCCATCGAGAGCGGTCTCACGACTGCCGGGTTCGCCGTCATCGTCTACTCGTTGTACACGCAAGATTGA
- a CDS encoding DUF7521 family protein: MYGSTSLLVAAETIIFVCSGVLASLSYRAYRRRRSRSLGALCGGLSLVAIGTLIGGLLIALGIGTFVHAASTSAAFVAVGFVVVTYGMYAGRPSSQST, translated from the coding sequence ATGTATGGAAGCACGTCGTTGCTCGTCGCCGCCGAGACGATCATCTTCGTCTGTAGTGGGGTCCTCGCCTCGCTGTCGTACCGGGCCTATCGACGACGGCGGTCGCGCTCGCTCGGCGCTCTCTGCGGTGGACTCTCCCTCGTCGCGATCGGCACGCTAATCGGCGGGCTACTCATCGCGCTCGGGATCGGTACGTTCGTTCACGCCGCCAGCACGAGTGCGGCGTTCGTCGCGGTCGGATTCGTCGTCGTGACCTACGGGATGTACGCCGGCCGGCCGTCCTCGCAGTCGACGTGA
- a CDS encoding CheF family chemotaxis protein: MSQGERKLYDERGKFMQAVKDGHEIRDADWSACRVVLTTERVVLIGDEKRSIDIDTLGRVNDRFDVNQNAAVEGSYTSLRTDDMVFLVSTPDQDTFETALYKASLNNGILLVQHPAVEGGVVQDVEWTKAKTKISEDAIRFAMADGQKVRIDRDDIGDVETDKRTVDGQDRTVYEVEHTEDDRSVETHLTGESHHTAVMGALLEEGVERHRANLDLDGVEKQVIMALHSGVSPFDIPEFVDRDVERVEEIFDRLIEYDVIEVERERTEVALTPEGRQAAGDSIGDR; encoded by the coding sequence ATGAGCCAGGGCGAACGCAAACTCTACGACGAGCGCGGGAAGTTTATGCAGGCCGTCAAGGACGGCCACGAGATCCGCGACGCCGACTGGAGCGCCTGTCGCGTCGTCCTGACGACCGAGCGAGTCGTACTGATCGGCGACGAGAAGCGATCGATCGATATCGACACCCTGGGGCGGGTCAACGATCGGTTCGACGTCAACCAGAACGCGGCCGTCGAAGGGAGTTACACGTCGCTTCGGACGGACGACATGGTCTTTCTCGTTTCGACGCCGGATCAGGACACCTTCGAGACGGCGCTGTACAAGGCCTCGCTCAACAACGGCATCCTGCTCGTCCAGCACCCGGCAGTCGAAGGCGGGGTCGTCCAGGACGTCGAGTGGACCAAGGCGAAGACGAAGATCTCCGAAGACGCGATCCGCTTTGCGATGGCCGACGGCCAGAAAGTGAGGATCGATCGAGACGATATCGGGGACGTCGAGACCGACAAGCGAACGGTCGACGGCCAGGACCGCACCGTATACGAGGTCGAACACACCGAAGACGACCGGAGCGTCGAAACCCATCTCACCGGCGAGTCTCACCACACGGCAGTCATGGGCGCACTGCTGGAGGAGGGCGTCGAGCGCCACCGCGCGAACCTCGATCTGGACGGCGTCGAAAAGCAGGTTATCATGGCGCTGCACTCGGGGGTTTCGCCGTTCGACATCCCGGAGTTCGTCGATCGGGACGTCGAACGCGTCGAGGAAATCTTCGACCGGCTGATCGAGTACGACGTCATCGAGGTCGAGCGCGAGCGGACCGAGGTCGCGCTGACGCCCGAGGGTCGGCAGGCCGCCGGCGACTCGATCGGCGATCGGTGA
- a CDS encoding glycosyltransferase family 2 protein: MRDVTVVVPAHNEAGRIGVVVDELVGDHEVLVVDDGSTDGTASEARDAGATVVEQPTNRGYIAALKRGFREAETGVVVTYDADGEHRPEDVRRVAEPIETHDLDLVLGARSHIPRPSERLLNRLTRLKVPVSDSGTGLRALRRELAVDLELDTVCTCGTLVLEATANGARIGEVPIETREIDKPRSIAWGHARQLLYVLRYLRRV, encoded by the coding sequence ATGCGAGACGTGACAGTCGTCGTGCCCGCCCACAACGAGGCGGGGCGGATCGGGGTAGTCGTCGACGAACTGGTCGGGGACCACGAGGTGCTGGTCGTCGACGACGGATCGACCGACGGAACGGCAAGCGAGGCCCGCGACGCGGGCGCGACAGTCGTCGAACAGCCGACCAACCGGGGATACATCGCGGCGCTGAAACGCGGCTTCCGGGAGGCCGAGACCGGGGTCGTGGTGACCTACGACGCCGACGGCGAGCACCGACCGGAAGACGTGCGACGGGTCGCCGAACCGATCGAAACGCACGATCTGGACCTCGTGCTGGGCGCGCGCTCGCACATTCCACGTCCGTCCGAGCGGTTGCTCAACCGCCTCACGCGACTGAAAGTACCCGTTAGCGATTCGGGGACTGGACTGCGGGCGCTCCGGCGTGAGTTGGCGGTCGATCTCGAACTCGATACGGTCTGTACCTGTGGGACGCTCGTGCTCGAAGCGACGGCCAACGGCGCGCGGATCGGCGAGGTCCCCATCGAAACCCGCGAGATCGACAAGCCGCGCTCGATCGCGTGGGGTCACGCGAGACAGCTCCTGTACGTGCTGCGCTATCTTCGGAGGGTGTAG
- a CDS encoding DUF7559 family protein, with product MPATLEVACENDDCELDMFELHYTYDMPDDVGVSDFQCPYCGRTDSLRAIEL from the coding sequence ATGCCCGCAACGCTCGAGGTCGCCTGCGAGAACGACGACTGTGAACTTGACATGTTCGAGTTGCACTACACTTACGATATGCCCGACGACGTGGGCGTCTCGGATTTCCAGTGTCCGTACTGCGGCCGAACCGACTCGCTTCGGGCGATTGAGCTCTGA
- a CDS encoding redoxin domain-containing protein gives MDLAFDVVDLGDADHPQVGEQAPEFVRPLVGSEYWEDVALSELTADGPVLLVFYPMDGSFPATYIWNELRDRAWEETYDVTIVGLSISTPYEHRTLIGDRGIPYRLFSDPQNGVAESYGVVHDLDGMAGISEPRPAVFLVDEDRTIQYAWAAREWPDLPNYDAVEDALAEHR, from the coding sequence ATGGATCTGGCGTTCGACGTCGTCGACCTCGGCGACGCGGACCATCCACAGGTCGGCGAGCAGGCCCCGGAGTTCGTCCGCCCGCTCGTCGGCTCGGAGTACTGGGAAGACGTCGCACTGTCGGAGTTGACGGCCGACGGCCCGGTCCTGCTCGTGTTCTATCCGATGGACGGGAGCTTCCCGGCGACGTATATCTGGAACGAACTCCGGGATCGGGCGTGGGAGGAGACGTACGACGTGACGATCGTCGGGCTGTCGATCTCGACGCCGTACGAACACCGGACGCTCATCGGGGATCGCGGGATTCCGTATCGCCTGTTCAGCGACCCGCAGAACGGCGTCGCCGAATCATACGGGGTGGTCCACGACCTCGACGGGATGGCCGGGATCAGCGAGCCGCGACCCGCAGTATTTCTCGTCGACGAGGACCGGACGATCCAGTATGCGTGGGCGGCCCGCGAGTGGCCCGACCTGCCGAACTACGACGCGGTCGAAGACGCGCTGGCCGAGCACCGATAA
- a CDS encoding glutathione S-transferase N-terminal domain-containing protein, translated as MSDTERLDEPITLYRLQACPFCERVVRKLHEYDLPFRSRFVEPMHSERNVVKRVTGQRAVPAIVDENTGVTMSESDNIVDYLDQTYGEAR; from the coding sequence ATGAGCGACACCGAGCGCCTCGACGAGCCGATCACGCTGTATCGGTTGCAGGCCTGCCCGTTCTGTGAGCGCGTCGTCCGAAAGCTCCACGAGTACGACCTCCCGTTTCGCTCGCGCTTCGTGGAACCGATGCACTCCGAGCGCAACGTCGTCAAGCGAGTCACCGGTCAGCGCGCAGTCCCGGCCATCGTCGACGAGAACACCGGCGTGACGATGTCCGAGAGCGACAACATCGTCGACTATCTCGATCAGACGTACGGGGAGGCGAGATGA
- a CDS encoding FAD-dependent oxidoreductase, whose amino-acid sequence MAEPFVIVGGDAAGMSAASKARREAPDREIVVLERGKWVSYGACGLPYYVKGDVESLEDLVAVPPEKFIDERDIDLRTGHEGIAIDTDAGTVTVRSDEETYEQSYGDLLIATGARALEPPIDGLDLDGVFTLHSMDAGAEIKSYVENGDLDSVAVIGGGYVGIEMAEAFDAHGLDVTLFEMLPQVLSTFGESVGEAVGEHLREQGVDVRLSTRVERLAGDGTIEAVETEDGTVSVDAALVGAGVVPNAELAEQAGVELGETGAIATDEYGRTNVENVYAAGDVAEMTHTVTGEPDHVPLALTANRAGRAIGQTVTGTETPVGEIAGTAVVKAFDLAAARTGITDEAEARQAGFEPVSVTINAPSRAHYYPGGDELELTMVADRETERVLGASIVGREGVAKRIDTVATALHEGMTVEDVEYLDLAYAPPFSPTWDPVLTTAKVLNGQLE is encoded by the coding sequence ATGGCAGAACCATTCGTCATCGTCGGCGGCGACGCGGCGGGGATGAGCGCGGCGAGCAAGGCCAGGCGGGAAGCGCCCGATCGGGAGATCGTCGTCCTCGAGCGCGGCAAGTGGGTCTCGTATGGGGCCTGCGGGTTGCCCTACTATGTCAAGGGCGACGTCGAGTCGCTGGAGGACCTGGTCGCGGTACCGCCGGAGAAGTTCATCGACGAGCGGGACATCGACCTGCGGACCGGCCACGAGGGGATCGCGATCGACACCGACGCCGGGACGGTCACCGTCCGGAGCGACGAGGAGACCTACGAGCAGTCCTACGGCGACCTGCTGATCGCGACCGGCGCGCGGGCGCTGGAACCGCCGATCGACGGGCTGGATCTCGACGGCGTCTTCACGTTGCACAGCATGGACGCCGGGGCGGAGATCAAGTCCTACGTCGAGAACGGGGACCTCGACAGCGTCGCGGTGATCGGCGGCGGCTACGTCGGCATCGAGATGGCCGAGGCCTTCGACGCCCACGGGCTGGACGTGACGCTGTTCGAGATGCTTCCGCAGGTCCTGTCGACCTTCGGCGAGAGCGTCGGCGAGGCCGTCGGCGAACACCTGCGCGAGCAGGGCGTCGACGTCCGCCTCTCGACGCGCGTCGAGCGACTCGCCGGCGACGGGACGATCGAGGCCGTCGAGACGGAAGACGGTACAGTCTCGGTCGATGCCGCGCTCGTCGGCGCGGGCGTCGTTCCGAACGCGGAACTGGCCGAGCAGGCCGGGGTCGAACTGGGCGAGACGGGCGCGATCGCGACCGACGAGTACGGCCGGACGAACGTCGAGAACGTCTACGCCGCGGGCGACGTCGCGGAGATGACACACACCGTGACCGGCGAGCCCGATCACGTCCCGCTGGCGCTGACTGCGAACCGCGCCGGGCGGGCGATCGGCCAGACCGTCACCGGCACGGAGACGCCGGTGGGCGAGATCGCCGGTACGGCCGTCGTCAAGGCGTTCGATCTCGCGGCCGCGCGAACGGGCATCACCGACGAAGCGGAGGCACGGCAGGCCGGCTTCGAGCCCGTCTCCGTGACGATCAACGCGCCCTCGCGGGCCCACTACTACCCCGGCGGCGACGAGCTCGAGTTGACGATGGTCGCCGACCGCGAGACCGAGCGGGTGCTGGGCGCGAGCATCGTCGGCCGCGAGGGCGTCGCCAAGCGGATCGACACGGTCGCAACCGCCTTGCACGAGGGGATGACCGTCGAGGATGTCGAGTATCTCGACCTCGCGTACGCGCCGCCCTTTAGCCCGACCTGGGACCCGGTACTGACGACGGCGAAGGTGCTGAACGGCCAGCTAGAGTGA
- a CDS encoding small ribosomal subunit Rsm22 family protein: protein MNDQRQAIRENAQYLRNVRPIDPEEIYEYVEGQPHPGVVRTTLRELAPELGLIERPDGTFVPVPEGTVSVDFDGVEAFPERYARALEDLLVETFGPGWPDETSGDRLRERLVSLKDAYFEQRAVEYDELTALAYAIYHLPDTYAATQYVIAELASEGKLSSPLRVLDVGAGTGGPALGITDLLPGDTLVEYHAVEPSDNADVLERLLEETGRNVYPTVHRERAETFEPDGEFDLLVFANVLNELDDPAAILRRYRSALASSGSLVAIEPADRNTATGLRRTERAVEDEYTIYAPTCRLWPGRTPDGDCWSFDRKPDLAVPPFQRRLESAAGDRFDSGAFENVDVQYAFSILRTDGERRIEYTPDRSRVAPLAEAESLVTDRVDLVAIKLSHDLSEGGNPLFLVGDGSENEDVFAVLLDDSSLTRPLADAPYGALLDFENVLVLWNDDEAAYNLVVDDEAVVDVAR, encoded by the coding sequence ATGAACGACCAGCGACAGGCGATCCGCGAGAACGCTCAGTACCTGCGAAACGTCCGCCCTATCGATCCCGAGGAGATCTACGAGTACGTCGAGGGCCAGCCCCACCCCGGCGTCGTCCGGACGACGCTGCGCGAGTTGGCCCCCGAACTCGGGCTGATCGAACGACCGGACGGCACGTTCGTCCCCGTGCCCGAAGGGACCGTTTCCGTCGATTTCGACGGCGTCGAGGCGTTTCCCGAGCGCTATGCCCGAGCGCTGGAGGACCTGCTCGTCGAGACGTTCGGTCCCGGCTGGCCGGACGAGACCAGCGGCGACCGACTCCGCGAGCGACTCGTCTCGCTGAAAGACGCCTACTTCGAACAGCGCGCGGTCGAATACGACGAACTGACAGCGCTGGCGTATGCGATCTACCATCTGCCTGATACCTACGCGGCCACTCAGTACGTGATCGCCGAACTGGCCAGCGAGGGGAAACTTTCCTCACCGCTCAGGGTACTCGACGTCGGGGCCGGGACCGGCGGGCCGGCGCTCGGGATCACGGATCTGCTTCCTGGCGACACCCTCGTCGAGTATCACGCGGTCGAGCCGAGCGACAACGCAGACGTGCTCGAGCGCCTGCTGGAAGAGACCGGCCGGAACGTCTACCCGACCGTCCATCGCGAGCGCGCCGAGACCTTCGAACCCGACGGTGAGTTCGATCTGCTGGTGTTCGCGAACGTCCTGAACGAACTCGACGATCCGGCGGCGATACTCCGTCGCTATCGGTCCGCGCTGGCCTCGTCCGGGTCGCTCGTGGCGATCGAGCCCGCCGACAGGAACACGGCGACGGGACTGCGCCGGACCGAGCGGGCCGTCGAGGACGAGTACACGATCTACGCGCCCACCTGCCGGCTCTGGCCCGGGCGGACGCCCGACGGCGACTGCTGGTCGTTCGACCGCAAGCCCGATCTGGCGGTGCCTCCCTTCCAGCGTCGCCTCGAGTCGGCGGCCGGCGATCGGTTCGACTCCGGCGCGTTCGAGAACGTCGACGTGCAGTACGCCTTCTCGATCCTGCGAACCGACGGCGAGCGGCGGATCGAGTACACGCCGGATCGCTCGCGGGTCGCGCCGCTCGCGGAGGCTGAGTCGCTGGTGACCGACCGGGTCGATCTGGTCGCGATCAAGCTCAGTCACGACCTCTCGGAGGGTGGCAATCCGCTCTTTCTGGTCGGCGACGGCAGCGAGAACGAGGACGTCTTCGCCGTGCTGCTCGACGATTCGTCGCTGACGCGGCCGCTCGCGGACGCTCCCTACGGGGCGTTGCTCGATTTCGAGAACGTGCTCGTGCTGTGGAACGACGACGAAGCAGCGTACAACCTCGTCGTCGACGACGAGGCGGTCGTCGATGTCGCGCGCTGA
- a CDS encoding prephenate dehydrogenase/arogenate dehydrogenase family protein, translating to MNVLVVGAGEMGRWLGEALRDGRDAPVDLAVTDADPAVADAAADALGARAVSPDTDERFDLVCVAVPIPATPEVIAEFADNATAAMADLAGYMAGPLAAMSEHVPECERISLHPLFAADNAPGNVAAVVEDGGEVAGAIRDALVARGNEWVETDAATHDEAMETVQASAHAAVLAFALAAREVPQPFHTPISAGLFDLVEQVTGNDPRVYADIQETFEGAHAVADAAREIADADRDAFEDLYAEASDG from the coding sequence ATGAATGTCCTCGTCGTCGGAGCCGGTGAGATGGGACGGTGGCTCGGGGAGGCCCTCCGGGACGGTCGCGACGCGCCGGTCGACCTCGCCGTCACCGACGCCGACCCGGCCGTCGCCGACGCGGCCGCCGACGCGCTGGGTGCCCGCGCGGTCTCGCCTGACACCGACGAGCGGTTCGACCTCGTCTGTGTCGCCGTTCCCATTCCGGCTACGCCGGAGGTGATCGCCGAGTTCGCCGACAACGCGACGGCTGCGATGGCCGATCTGGCCGGCTACATGGCCGGCCCGCTCGCGGCGATGAGCGAACACGTCCCCGAGTGTGAGCGGATCAGCCTCCACCCGCTTTTCGCCGCCGACAACGCCCCCGGCAACGTCGCGGCGGTCGTCGAGGACGGCGGCGAGGTCGCTGGCGCGATCCGGGACGCGCTCGTCGCCCGGGGCAACGAGTGGGTCGAAACTGACGCCGCGACTCACGACGAGGCGATGGAGACCGTCCAGGCGAGCGCCCACGCGGCCGTCCTCGCGTTCGCGCTGGCCGCCCGCGAGGTCCCCCAGCCGTTCCACACGCCGATCTCGGCCGGGCTGTTCGATCTCGTCGAGCAGGTGACCGGCAACGATCCGCGGGTCTACGCCGACATTCAGGAGACCTTCGAGGGGGCCCACGCGGTCGCGGACGCCGCCCGCGAGATCGCCGACGCCGACAGGGACGCCTTCGAGGACCTCTACGCGGAGGCGAGTGACGGATGA